A window from Kovacikia minuta CCNUW1 encodes these proteins:
- a CDS encoding DUF6888 family protein has translation MPTTAQALACFDVCQRLTNLFLPIFIVRLDRRIEQIFILSGEDFQVLIDRDGKVDYL, from the coding sequence CTGCCAACTACAGCCCAGGCTTTAGCTTGTTTCGATGTCTGTCAGCGTTTAACCAATCTTTTCTTGCCAATTTTTATTGTTCGTCTGGATAGGCGGATCGAGCAGATATTTATACTGTCTGGAGAAGACTTTCAGGTTTTAATTGATCGCGATGGCAAGGTGGATTATTTATGA
- a CDS encoding AAA family ATPase, whose protein sequence is MPLDIPRFFRASNPSKTLFVGDPTERKYYIDFSSVRGSNIIRELGRTIAFQSDERTCQLFTGHIGCGKSTELLRLKYELDQQGFHVVYFESDKDLDIGDVDVSDVLLAIARQVSQSLEAIQINLKPGYFVNLFSDLGNVLKTPMEISGVEFSVGIAKFTARAKDSPTMRGQMRQYLEPRMNGILEALNQELLEPARIRLQQKGKKGLVVLIDNLDRVDPSRKPSGRTQPEYLFIDRGEQLKKLACHLVYTIPLVLLFSNELGPLINRFGGRPKVLPMVPVQYSDGSDHLEGIALLKQMVLARAFPDLNPFQRLEQITEVFDQADTLDRLCKVSGGHARNLLVLLYSCLQQNDPPISRATLENVIKGYRDDLVLAVTDEQWKLLRQVNQQKMVSEEPEYQALLRSLFVYEYRDNQGRWFDVNPALAEAKEFGKG, encoded by the coding sequence ATGCCCCTCGATATTCCTCGCTTTTTTAGAGCTTCTAACCCCAGTAAGACGCTATTTGTCGGTGATCCAACGGAGCGGAAGTACTACATCGACTTCTCTTCAGTACGAGGCAGCAACATAATCCGGGAATTGGGACGAACGATCGCCTTCCAGTCCGACGAGCGCACCTGTCAGTTGTTTACTGGGCATATTGGCTGTGGCAAATCAACCGAACTGTTGCGGTTGAAATATGAACTGGATCAACAGGGGTTCCATGTCGTGTATTTTGAGTCCGACAAAGATTTGGATATTGGCGATGTAGATGTAAGTGATGTGTTGCTCGCGATCGCCCGTCAGGTGAGCCAAAGTTTGGAAGCAATTCAGATCAATTTGAAACCCGGCTATTTCGTCAACCTATTTTCGGATCTGGGCAATGTCCTCAAAACGCCGATGGAAATTAGCGGTGTAGAATTTTCGGTCGGCATCGCCAAATTTACAGCACGAGCCAAAGATAGCCCCACGATGCGGGGACAAATGCGGCAATACCTGGAACCCCGCATGAACGGAATCCTGGAAGCACTCAATCAAGAATTGCTCGAACCCGCCCGTATACGATTGCAGCAGAAAGGCAAGAAAGGACTCGTGGTGCTAATCGACAATCTCGATCGCGTCGATCCTTCCCGCAAACCGTCCGGACGGACCCAGCCAGAGTATCTGTTTATTGATCGGGGCGAACAGTTAAAAAAGCTAGCGTGTCATCTTGTCTACACCATTCCCCTGGTACTCCTTTTCTCCAATGAATTGGGACCGCTAATCAACCGCTTTGGTGGTAGGCCCAAGGTTCTACCAATGGTTCCAGTGCAATATAGCGATGGCAGTGATCACCTAGAAGGCATTGCTTTGCTGAAACAGATGGTGTTAGCAAGGGCATTCCCCGACCTCAACCCGTTTCAACGGTTAGAGCAAATCACAGAAGTATTCGATCAGGCTGACACCCTCGATCGCCTGTGCAAAGTCAGTGGTGGTCATGCCCGTAACCTGCTTGTCTTGCTTTACAGTTGCTTGCAGCAGAATGATCCACCCATTTCTCGCGCCACCCTCGAAAATGTGATCAAAGGCTACCGAGATGATCTGGTCTTAGCTGTTACCGATGAGCAATGGAAGCTCCTGCGTCAGGTGAACCAGCAGAAAATGGTTTCTGAAGAACCCGAATATCAAGCCTTGTTGCGCAGCCTCTTTGTTTATGAATATCGAGACAACCAGGGACGCTGGTTTGATGTAAACCCTGCTCTGGCAGAAGCAAAGGAGTTTGGTAAAGGATAA